A portion of the Amia ocellicauda isolate fAmiCal2 chromosome 22, fAmiCal2.hap1, whole genome shotgun sequence genome contains these proteins:
- the plppr3b gene encoding phospholipid phosphatase-related protein type 3, producing the protein MISPKDKPKKKPPKDSLTLLPCFYFVELPIVASSMVSLYFLELTDLLQPAQVGFRCHDRSLSMPYVESGDELIPLLMLLSLAFAGPAASIMMGEGLVYCMQSRLKIRPRAEGSINAGGCNFNSFLRRTVRFVGVHVFGLCATALVTDVIQLATGYHAPFFLTVCKPNYTLPGVSCDTNPYITRDICSGHDQHAILSARKTFPSQHATLSAFAAVYVSMYFNSTISDSTKLLKPVLVFAFAIAAGLTGLTQITQYRSHPIDVYVGFLIGAGIAAYLAFHAVANFKSSEDAATRPPRPPPKDALRALTQRGHDSVYHKGHASESNDELSGPQRLDGLNRQVQREKVSLGSLKRASVDVELLAPRSPMGKENMVTFSNTLPRVNTPSAEDPARRHMTIHVPLDPLRSKQLVSEWKQKSMELRSMSLRGDEGRDGSMDGSDSGDDGGEEDLVMPSSLYPTVQANRAGTGPGSVGARVVIPPRPGVPQLVHIPEEAPPVSPKSCSGARAKWISIAEKTGGPIPTPGSLRAANQPRIMQVIAMSKQQGLITVTPKSSETSSSSATSTSSESPHYRPPSERDNASIVTVDAHAPHHPVVHVSSGNGSPWEWKSNANGSASEIREAYELNDLNREAGRGYRPVKSVSPGSSASDPDQEPLTHSDLVSESRSRESTLRRKPPLSGQEREVLPPQTEQDPFYKKLQAGRRFKEGN; encoded by the exons ATGATTTCGCCCAAAGACAAACCCAAGAAGAAGCCACCAAAAGACAGCCTCACACTGCTGCCATGCTTCTATTTTGTGGAG CTTCCGATCGTAGCCTCCTCCATGGTGTCTCTGTATTTCCTGGAGCTGACAGACCTCCTGCAGCCCGCCCAGGTGGGCTTCCGGTGTCACGACCGTTCGCTGAGCATGCCCTATGTGGAGAGTGGTGACGAACTGATCCCCCTGCTCATGTTGCTGAGCCTGGCCTTTGCTGGCCCTGCTGCCTCT ATCATGATGGGAGAGGGCCTGGTGTACTGTATGCAGTCCCGCCTAAAGATCCGTCCCAGAGCTGAAGGCAGCATCAACGCTGGCGGCTGCAACTTTAATTCCTTCCTCCGGAGGACTGTGCGCTTTGTGG GTGTCCATGTTTTTGGACTGTGTGCCACAGCACTGGTGACCGATGTGATCCAGCTCGCCACTGGCTACCATGCCCCTTTCTTCCTGACTGTCTGCAAGCCCAACTACACACTGCCTGGCGTCTCCTGCGACACCAACCCGTACATCACTCGGGACATCTGCTCTGGGCATGACCAACATGCCATACTGTCTGCCAG GAAGACTTTTCCTTCCCAGCATGCCACCCTCTCTGCCTTTGCTGCTGTCTATGTATCA ATGTATTTTAACTCCACCATCTCAGACAGCACCAAGCTGCTGAAGCCAGTTCTGGTCTTCGCCTTTGCCATTGCAGCTGGGCTTACAGGCCTGACCCAGATCACCCAGTACCGTAGCCACCCCATCGACGTCTACGTGGGTTTCCTCATTGGGGCCGGAATCGCTGCCTACCTG GCCTTCCACGCTGTTGCCAATTTCAAGTCGTCTGAAGATGCTGCCACACGTCCCCCCCGGCCGCCCCCCAAGGATGCTCTGCGGGCCCTCACCCAGCGCGGGCACGATTCTGTGTACCACAAGGGACATGCCTCAGAGAGTAACGATGAGCTTTCAGGCCCGCAGCGCCTGGATGGCTTGAACAGGCAGGTGCAGCGAGAGAAGGTGTCCCTCGGCAGCCTGAAGCGGGCGAGTGTGGACGTGGAGCTCCTGGCGCCCCGCAGCCCCATGGGCAAAGAGAACATGGTCACTTTCAGCAACACCCTCCCGCGGGTCAACACCCCCTCCGCCGAGGACCCAGCTCGCAGACACATGACCATCCACGTCCCCCTGGATCCTCTACGCTCTAAGCAACTGGTCTCCGAGTGGAAGCAGAAGTCAATGGAGCTCCGGAGCATGAGCCTGAGAGGGGACGAAGGGCGGGACGGCAGCATGGATGGTTCAGATTCGGGCGATGACGGGGGGGAGGAGGACCTGGTGATGCCTTCTTCTCTGTACCCCACGGTCCAGGCTAACCGAGCTGGCACCGGCCCCGGTAGTGTGGGCGCCAGGGTAGTAATCCCACCTAGACCAGGGGTTCCCCAGCTAGTGCATATCCCAGAGGAGGCCCCTCCAGTGTCCCCCAAAAGCTGCTCAGGTGCCCGTGCCAAGTGGATATCCATCGCTGAGAAGACGGGTGGTCCCATCCCCACACCGGGATCCCTGCGGGCCGCCAACCAGCCACGGATCATGCAGGTCATTGCCATGTCTAAGCAACAAGGCCTGATCACCGTCACCCCCAAATCCTCTgagacctcctcctcctctgccacCTCCACCAGCTCAGAGTCACCACACTACAGGCCCCCCTCTGAGCGCGACAATGCCAGTATTGTCACTGTCGATGCCCACGCTCCCCATCACCCCGTGGTCCACGTGTCATCGGGGAATGGTAGCCCCTGGGAGTGGAAGAGCAACGCCAACGGAAGCGCCTCCGAGATAAGGGAGGCCTACGAACTCAATGACCTCAACCGGGAGGCCGGCCGTGGCTACCGCCCAGTCAAGAGTGTGTCTCCAGGATCCTCTGCCAGCGACCCTGACCAGGAGCCCCTGACCCACTCAGACCTGGTGTCTGAAAGTCGCAGCCGGGAATCAACTCTGCGCCGGAAACCTCCACTCTCAGGGCAGGAGAGAGAAGTCCTCCCACCCCAGACTGAGCAAGACCCTTTCtataaaaagctccaggcaggAAGGCGGTTTAAAGAAGGGAACTAA